A segment of the Sphingomonas kaistensis genome:
TGCCAGTCGAGGTGCGCCGCCATATACGTCGACACGAAATGATAGCTGTGGTCGTAGCCCTGCTGCACCGCCAGTTCGAGCGGCTGGCCGGCGGCGGCGCAGGCCTGCTCGAGGAGGCCGGGCCGCAGCTCGCGTTCCAGGAACGGATCGGCGCCGCCGACATCGACCTTGAGCGCCGGCAGGCGGCCGCCGCGCTCGATCAAGGCCACCGCATCATGCTGGCGCCAGGCTTCCCGGTCTGCCCCGAGATAGTGGAAAAATGCCTTTTCGCCCCACGGCACCTGGCTCGGCGCGACGATCGGGGCAAAGGCCGACACACTGCGAAAGCGGCCGGGATGACGCAGCGCCACGGTCAGCGCGCCGTGCCCGCCCATGCTGTGACCGCTGATCGCCTGCCGCCCCCTGTCGAGCATCGGGAATTCGCCCGCGAGGAGCGTGGGAAGCTCCTCGGTGACATAGCTCCACATCCGGTAGTTGGCCGACCACGGGGCCTCGGTAGCATCGACGTAGAAACCGGCGCCGAGGCCGATGTCCCAGCCTTCGGCATCGGCCACGCCGTCCCCGCGCGGAGAGGTGTCGGGGGCAAGGAAGGCGAGTCCGCGCTCGGCGCAGGACCGGCGATACTCGCCCTTGTCGGTGACGTTGGCATGGGTGCAGGTCAGCCCCGACAGATAGGTCACCAGCGGCACCTTGCCGTGTTCCGCCTGCGGGGGGAGGAACAGCGAAAAGGTCATGGGCGTCGCCGTCGCCGCACTATCGTGGGTGACGACGAGCTGGCGGCCGCCGTGGCTGAGGACGTCGGAGCTGATCTGCATGTCGGTCGGGGCCTCAGGCGTCGGCCGGCATCCGGTGCATGGCGCAGATCTTGTTGCCGTCGGGATCGCGCAGATAGGCGAGGTAGAGGTTGACGCCCATGCCGCTGCGAACTCCGGGGTCGTCCTCGATCGGGGTCCCGCCGGCAGCGATCCCGGCTTCGTGCCAGGCATGGGCCTGCTCCGGCCCGGTCACCGAAAAGCCCAAAGTGCATCCGTTGCCGTGCGTCGCCGCCTCGCCGTCGATCGGCTTGGTGATGATGAAGATGCCGCCGTCCTTGAGGTACATGACGCGGCCCTTGGGATCGACGCGGCCCTCCCGCCCGCCAATGGCGGTGAACACAGCGTCGTAGAATTTCTTGGATCGCTCGAGGTCATTCGACCCGATCATGACGTGCGAAAACATCGGTGTTTCTCCTCCGGATTGCTGCTCAGTACACCACGACCGCGCGGATGCTCTCGCCGCGGTGCATCAGGTCGAAGCCTTTGTTGATCTCCTCGAGGCTGAGCACGTGGGTGATCATCGGGTCGATCGCGATCTTGCCGTCCATGTACCAGTCGACGATCTTGGGCACGTCGGTTCGCCCCTTGGCGCCGCCGAACGCGGTGCCGCGCCAGTTGCGGCCGGTGACCAGCTGGAATGGGCGGGTGGCGATTTCCTTGCCGGCTTCGGCGACGCCGATGACGATGCTCGTCCCCCAGCCGCGGTGGCAGGCTTCGAGCGCGGTGCGCATGACTTCGGTGTTGCCGGTACAGTCGAACGTATAGTCCGCCCCGCCGTCGGTCATCTCGAC
Coding sequences within it:
- the fghA gene encoding S-formylglutathione hydrolase, which codes for MQISSDVLSHGGRQLVVTHDSAATATPMTFSLFLPPQAEHGKVPLVTYLSGLTCTHANVTDKGEYRRSCAERGLAFLAPDTSPRGDGVADAEGWDIGLGAGFYVDATEAPWSANYRMWSYVTEELPTLLAGEFPMLDRGRQAISGHSMGGHGALTVALRHPGRFRSVSAFAPIVAPSQVPWGEKAFFHYLGADREAWRQHDAVALIERGGRLPALKVDVGGADPFLERELRPGLLEQACAAAGQPLELAVQQGYDHSYHFVSTYMAAHLDWHASRLKI
- a CDS encoding VOC family protein — its product is MFSHVMIGSNDLERSKKFYDAVFTAIGGREGRVDPKGRVMYLKDGGIFIITKPIDGEAATHGNGCTLGFSVTGPEQAHAWHEAGIAAGGTPIEDDPGVRSGMGVNLYLAYLRDPDGNKICAMHRMPADA